The Polyodon spathula isolate WHYD16114869_AA chromosome 3, ASM1765450v1, whole genome shotgun sequence genome has a segment encoding these proteins:
- the LOC121308071 gene encoding 5-hydroxytryptamine receptor 5A-like, translating into MALPNLTVSANHSVGEEDFYRPFSIFSVLILTLLAMLAIATFVWNVLVLVTIFRVRTFHRVPHNLVASMAISDVMVAALVMPLSLVHELNGRHWRLGRVLCQVWISFDVLCCTASIWNVTAIALDRYWSITRHLEYTLKTRKRISNIMILITWLLSAVISLSPLFGWGETYSEDEEQCQVSQEPSYTIFSTCGAFYVPLCVVLFVYWKIYKAAKFRIGSRNKNTITPMADVVQVKEASHHPQRVFTVRHATVTFQTDGDTWREQKEKKAALMVGILIGVFVLCWIPFFITELINPLCSCDIPPIWKSIFLWLGYSNSFFNPLIYTAFNKNYNNAFRNLFSCQR; encoded by the exons ATGGCACTTCCTAATTTGACAGTCTCAGCGAACCACAGTGTGGGGGAAGAAGACTTCTACAGACCCTTTtctattttcagtgttttaatattgaCGTTGCTTGCCATGCTCGCTATTGCCACCTTTGTATGGAATGTGCTGGTGCTTGTGACGATCTTCAGGGTGAGAACTTTTCACCGTGTGCCCCACAACCTGGTTGCTTCTATGGCTATCTCTGATGTAATGGTTGCAGCACTTGTGATGCCTCTCAGTTTGGTGCATGAACTCAATGGTCGGCACTGGAGACTGGGGAGGGTGCTTTGCCAAGTCTGGATATCATTTGATGTCCTCTGCTGCACAGCAAGCATCTGGAATGTTACAGCCATTGCCTTGGACCGCTACTGGTCAATCACCAGACACTTAGAATACACACTGAAAACCAGGAAAAGAATTTCAAACATCATGATTCTTATAACATGGCTTTTGTCTGCAGTAATCTCCCTTTCCCCATTGTTTGGCTGGGGGGAGACATACTCAGAAGATGAAGAGCAGTGCCAAGTGAGCCAAGAGCCCTCATACACCATCTTTTCAACATGTGGAGCCTTTTATGTTCCCCTGTGTGTCGTCCTGTTTGTGTATTGGAAGATTTATAAAGCTGCCAAATTCAGAATTGGATCCCGTAACAAAAATACTATAACACCCATGGCTGACGTTGTGCAG GTAAAAGAAGCCTCCCATCACCCACAGAGGGTGTTCACAGTGCGACACGCCACAGTCACTTTCCAGACGGACGGGGATACTTGGAGAGAGCAGAAGGAGAAGAAAGCTGCCTTGATGGTGGGAATCCTCATAGGGGTGTTCGTTCTTTGCTGGATCCCTTTCTTCATCACAGAACTCATTAACCCTCTGTGTTCCTGTGACATCCCTCCTATTTGGAAAAGCATTTTCCTGTGGCTTGGCTACTCCAACTCGTTTTTTAATCCGCTGATCTACACAGCctttaacaaaaactacaacaacGCCTTTAGAAATTTGTTTTCTTGCCAGCGGTGA